The following coding sequences are from one Culex quinquefasciatus strain JHB chromosome 1, VPISU_Cqui_1.0_pri_paternal, whole genome shotgun sequence window:
- the LOC6049032 gene encoding programmed cell death protein 4, which translates to MMEVEKMPNGDHALNGAGLNGHHSENSSSPVGSPKANGSPAGAGDGLMKKPIAILDDKQKKRVRKLSRSNSKDGALGVAGTPNFVAPHRKWKNSRRSRNGSGRGLPKKGGAGGKGVWGKLGSELEEMDEELDQNDPNFDLDAYNSRRNIELKEVVPEITVEEFTKKVGSILLEYYEHGDTHEVADSLDDIMSAERRALVPKVAVEMAFEHKQSQRELTSVLISDLYGRTITSRDICKGFDTLLENMPDLILDTPEAPHILGNFIARAVADDCIPPKFAFDVEARPDAATLSAPAREALTRASGLLSLHQGWGHLDDVWGVGGALRPVKTLTRQMAILLQEYLLSRDLEEAQRSIKELEVPHFHHELIYEAIVMMLEALSEPTEEAICALLKSLDDTCLVTPEQMEQGFRRVYEDMTDIVLDIPLAYSILDRFVQRCQRADFLNEAVIKDLPSRGRKRFVSEGDGGRIKPVNLNSRDF; encoded by the exons ATGATGGAGGTCGAGAAGATGCCGAACGGCGACCATGCCCTGAACGGAGCCGGGCTCAACGGGCACCACAGCGAGAACTCGTCGAGTCCCGTTGGAAGCCCCAAGGCCAACGGATCTCCGGCTGGTGCCGGAGACGGGTTGATGAAGAAACCGATTGCCATACTGGACGACAAGCAGAAGAAACGGGTCCGCAAGCTGTCCCGGTCCAACAGCAAGGACGGGGCCCTCGGCGTGGCCGGAACGCCCAACTTTGTGGCGCCACACCGCAAATGGAAGAACAGCCGGCGGTCGCGTAATGGCAGCGGCCGAGGTCTGCCCAAGAAGGGTGGGGCCGGCGGCAAGGGCGTCTGGGGAAAGCTTGGCTCGGAGCTCGAAGAGATGGACGAGGAGCTGGACCAGAACGACCCGAATTTTGACCTGGACGCGTACAACAGCCGGCGCAACATCGAGCTGAAGGAGGTCGTGCCGGAGATTACGGTCGAGGAGTTTACCAAAAAGGTCGGCTCGATCCTGCTCGAGTACTACGAGCACGGGGACACGCACGAGGTTGCAGACAGTTTGGACGATATTATGAGCGCCGAGCGGCGGGCGCTCGTTCCGAAGGTGGCCGTGGAGATGGCCTTTGAGCACAAGCAGTCCCAGCGGGAACTGACGTCGGTGCTGATCTCAGATCTCTACGGCCGCACCATCACCAGCCGGGATATTTGCAAGG GTTTCGACACGTTGCTGGAAAACATGCCGGACCTGATCCTGGACACGCCCGAGGCGCCCCACATCCTGGGCAACTTTATCGCCCGGGCCGTCGCCGACGACTGCATCCCGCCCAAGTTCGCGTTCGACGTGGAAGCCCGCCCGGACGCGGCCACGCTGAGCGCCCCGGCCCGGGAAGCGCTGACGCGCGCTAGCGGCCTACTCTCGCTGCACCAGGGCTGGGGCCACCTGGACGACGTGTGGGGCGTCGGAGGGGCGCTCCGACCCGTGAAGACGCTTACCCGCCAGATGGCGATCCTGCTGCAGGAGTACCTGCTGTCGCGTGATCTCGAGGAGGCCCAGCGCTCGATCAAGGAGCTGGAGGTGCCTCACTTCCACCACGAGCTGATCTACGAG GCCATCGTAATGATGCTCGAGGCGCTCAGCGAACCCACCGAGGAGGCCATCTGCGCGCTGTTAAAATCGCTGGACGATACCTGCCTCGTGACGCCGGAACAGATGGAGCAGGGCTTCCGGCGGGTGTACGAGGACATGACTGACATCGTGCTGGACATTCCGCTGGCGTACTCCATTCTGGACCGGTTCGTGCAGCGCTGCCAGCGCGCCGACTTCCTGAACGAGGCCGTCATCAAGGATCTGCCGTCGAG